One window of Nicotiana tomentosiformis chromosome 11, ASM39032v3, whole genome shotgun sequence genomic DNA carries:
- the LOC138901085 gene encoding uncharacterized protein — protein sequence MTSSIKRWWKDYMSTRLAGSPALTWDQFSQLFLEKFLPITLREGYHRQFESLQQGSMTVTQYENRFMDLARNALLLLHIERERAKRFIYGLTHPIRIQMAKETGGEISFQTTANIARRIEMVLAQERGHGSDKRPRHFGGFSGASSRGRDCHANTVTLALSGLPRLEWRGTSGQSINRVISYVNARCMVEKGCLAYLAYVHDSSAEVPSMDSVPVVLEFPEVFPMDLPKTPPDKDIDFRIDLAPGTQPISISPYRMTPLELMELKEQLQDLLDKVFTKPSVSP from the exons ATGACGAGTTCCATCAAGAGGTGGTGGAAGGATTATATGTCGACCAGACTAGCTGGGTCACCCGctcttacttgggatcagttctctcaattatttctagagaagttcctccctatcacactgagagagggtTACCATAGGCAGTTTGAgagtctccagcagggcagtatgactgttactcagtacgagaacCGTTTTATGGATCTAGCACGTAATGCTCTTCTCTTGCTTCATATTGAGAGGGAGAGGGCGAAGAGATTTATTTATGGACTCACTCACCCAATCAGgatacagatggccaaggagactgggggtgagatttcctttcagacgACTGCTAATATTGCTaggcggatcgagatggttcttgcacaggagagaggacatgggtctgataagaggcctcgtcatttcggtgggttcagtggtgcctcgtctagaggaaggg attgtcacgccaatacggtgaccttagccttgtcggggttgcctcgattagagtggagggggacttcTGGCCAGTCTATcaatagggttatctcttatgtgaatgctcgatgtatggtcgagaaggggtgtctagcttatttggcttatgtccatgattctagtgcggaggttccttccatggattcagtaccagttgttcttgagtttccagaggtgtttcctatggATCTGCCGAAGAcgccacccgacaaagatattgacttccgtattgatttggctccgggcactcaacctatttctatttcGCCATACCGTATGACCCCGCTAGAGTTGatggaattgaaggagcagttgcaagatttacttgataaAGTCTTCACtaaacctagtgtctcgccctga